In a genomic window of Methanoregula sp. UBA64:
- a CDS encoding sugar phosphate nucleotidyltransferase, which produces MQAIILAGGKGRRLMPYTTVLPKPLMPIGDYPILEVILRQLKRCGFDQVTISTGYLHELIHAYLDSNKSLGLDIAYVHEDTPLGTIGPLRLIEDLDDTFLVMNGDILTDINYRDLIASHKQKNAIATVATYQRDVHIDFGVLERDTDQRIVAFREKPTFHFDVSMGVYIFSKKVLDYVPDGEPFGFDQLMYALTAKKEAVYSFPHSGYWLDIGRPDDYARSIEEFEKYRHRFLP; this is translated from the coding sequence ATGCAGGCGATTATTTTAGCAGGAGGAAAAGGCCGTCGGCTCATGCCATATACCACGGTGCTTCCCAAGCCTCTTATGCCCATTGGGGATTACCCCATCCTTGAAGTGATTCTTCGGCAGCTCAAACGCTGTGGATTTGACCAGGTCACCATAAGCACCGGTTACCTGCATGAATTAATTCACGCATACCTCGACAGCAACAAATCTCTTGGTCTTGACATTGCGTATGTTCACGAAGATACGCCTCTTGGTACCATAGGTCCGCTCCGGCTAATCGAGGATCTTGACGATACTTTCCTTGTCATGAACGGGGATATCCTGACTGATATTAATTACCGCGACCTCATCGCCAGTCATAAACAGAAGAATGCGATTGCTACCGTTGCAACTTACCAGCGGGATGTACACATTGATTTTGGCGTGCTTGAACGGGACACTGACCAGAGGATCGTTGCATTCCGGGAAAAACCGACATTCCATTTTGATGTCAGTATGGGTGTCTATATCTTCTCAAAGAAAGTGCTCGATTATGTACCGGATGGAGAACCATTTGGCTTTGACCAGCTGATGTATGCCCTTACCGCAAAAAAGGAAGCAGTGTACAGTTTCCCCCATTCCGGTTACTGGCTGGACATCGGCAGGCCGGATGATTATGCCCGGTCAATTGAGGAGTTCGAAAAGTACCGTCACCGGTTCCTTCCATGA
- a CDS encoding SDR family NAD(P)-dependent oxidoreductase: MKWQDRPVLVTGAGGFIGSHLVDELLRRGADVTAFVHYNARNDWGMLEGRYTDSTPHLNVIAGDITDAQFVKKAVAGKEFVFHLAALIGIPYSYVAPESYVNTNIKGTLNVMQACLDEGTRRIVTTSTSEVYGTAQYTPIDEKHPLQGQSPYSASKIGADKIAESFYLSFGLPVTTIRPFNTFGPRQSTRAVIPTIITQALTTNRIKLGSLTPVRDLTYVADTVSGFINLAESQKTLGRTVNTGSGRGVTIGELADIIIGKVNPEAKIICEEKRIRPEKSEVMQLLCDNHLANELAGWNPSYSLEEGLDLTISWMKEHISSYKTGVYTV, from the coding sequence ATGAAATGGCAGGACAGGCCGGTGCTCGTGACCGGCGCCGGGGGTTTTATCGGCAGTCACCTTGTCGATGAACTGCTGCGTCGAGGTGCGGACGTTACGGCATTTGTGCATTATAATGCCCGGAACGACTGGGGAATGCTGGAAGGGAGGTATACCGATTCAACACCTCATTTGAACGTCATTGCCGGTGATATTACCGATGCACAATTCGTAAAAAAGGCTGTGGCGGGAAAAGAGTTTGTATTCCATCTCGCTGCGCTTATTGGCATCCCCTATTCATATGTCGCACCAGAGTCGTATGTCAATACGAACATCAAAGGCACACTCAATGTGATGCAGGCATGCTTGGATGAAGGGACCCGCCGTATTGTTACGACATCTACAAGCGAAGTATACGGGACTGCACAATACACCCCCATCGATGAGAAGCATCCCCTTCAGGGGCAGTCACCATATTCCGCGAGCAAGATCGGTGCTGACAAGATTGCCGAATCTTTTTATTTATCGTTCGGACTGCCGGTAACAACCATACGGCCGTTTAATACATTTGGTCCCCGCCAGTCAACACGGGCCGTGATCCCTACCATCATCACCCAGGCCCTCACCACGAACCGGATCAAGCTTGGTTCACTGACCCCGGTACGAGACTTGACCTATGTGGCGGATACCGTTTCGGGATTTATAAATCTTGCAGAGAGCCAAAAAACTCTCGGCAGGACGGTAAATACCGGATCCGGACGTGGCGTAACAATCGGTGAACTTGCAGATATTATTATCGGGAAAGTAAACCCGGAGGCAAAGATAATCTGCGAAGAGAAACGGATCCGACCAGAAAAGAGCGAGGTGATGCAACTTTTATGCGATAACCATCTGGCAAACGAACTCGCAGGATGGAACCCGTCATATTCCCTTGAAGAGGGTCTTGACCTGACAATCAGCTGGATGAAAGAACACATATCCTCGTATAAAACCGGGGTATATACAGTTTAG